Below is a genomic region from Verrucomicrobiales bacterium.
GCCCGCGAAGTCTTTCGTCACCTCAAAACGTTTCACCAGTGTGGCGGAACCCTGATCGTGGTGACCCATGGATCGGTGGAGAACCTCGGGGCCGACCGAATTGTGAACCTGAAGGCTGGGAAAGTGGAGAACGAGTGATGAGTGATGAGTGATGAGTGATGAGTGGTGAGTTGCGGAAGCCGAAGAGGCTCTTGATGAACCGATCGCTCGCTTCAGCGTCCAGCGCGGTGGAGCCTCACGCGAGGAACCAGGTGCCATGGAGTTGACCGCGAACCGATCCGACGAGGTTTACAATTCCGTTGTCCGAAAACACGTCGCCGCTTTTCCTGCACGCGGCGGAGTGGCAGAGGGGCGTCCTGGGTGAATGGGTGCGTTGGCGGGGATGGGGCGGCGTGAAGGAACAGCGGTGTCGTGCCACCGCGGTCCATAAGGCGTTCATCCTCTCCAATGGCGTGGTTAGCGGGGTGGCTCTATGGAGTGCGGAGACATGTCTCCGCTTTTCCTACGCCTGACGGACTGGCTGCTGATGTGCCCATTGTAAAGGCCTGCGTTGAAGGGGATCCTCCGTATTTTTGAACAAATTCGCGAGTGCCAGCACCCCCGGCCAATTCTGCGAGCCCTTCAGGTTCGGGGCTCCGAGCGCCACGTGATCAACTCCCGCATTGCCCAATTTGTCGAGTCTATCTCTTTGCAGCGGACTATCGGCCTTCCATCCGTGTCATCCGAGAGATCCGCGGTTAAAGCTGCCGTGCTCATGGCCGTCCCATCCAGGTAGTTCCCGCCTCCATCCGTGTGGTCCCCGTGATCCGTGGACAACCCCGTTCCCATCACCCCACCGACCAGATCTCCAGCAATCCGTAGTCGGACCACTTCCCGTCCTTGGGTTTGTCCGGTTGACGCGCCTTTCCCACGAGCATCCGGGAGCCATCCGCGGTGAACCGCAGGTCGGTGATCCGATGCTTCGCGTCGGTGGTCTGCATGCTCTTGCCCGTGACGGTTTCGAAGGCCGCCAAATTCCACTGCCCCTGAAAAAGTCTCCCGGCCATCACAAACCACTCGTGCGATGGATGAAAAACCATGGCCTCCATGAGCCCCGCGCCGCTCTCCCCCTCGTGAGTCTGATCCACCTTCGCACCGGTGCGCCAGGTGAAGCGCTGCCAACGCTGAACGCCGTTCCCTGCCATCGGATCCGCCATAGGCCCCATCCCGCACAGATAAAGATCATCGCCCTGGGGATGAAACATCATGGCGAACACACCTCCCAAGTAATGATGGCTCTTGATCACTCCCCAACTGGTGAAGTCGGGAGTCGTCCAGGAAGCGAGCTGCTTGCCGGAATCCACCTCCCACGCGCGCACTTCTCCCATCAAGTTCGCCGCCGCCACCACACGGCCATCGGGGGAAAAAGCCACGGCCTGCGTGGGGGGCACATGCGCCCATTGATGCTTCAGTTCACCCGTAGCCGCATCGAACAGCTTCACCGACGGCTCCCGTTCCGGAGCGGGCTCATACTTGTATCCGCCGGCTTCATAACGCCCGGTAACGGAGGCGACCCATCGCCCATCTCCCGATACGGCCAGATCCCAGCACCAAAACTCATGGGCCTTCACCTTCCGAATGACAGAACGCTGCCGCAGGTCGTGCCAAATCAGGGTTCCATCATAGCCTCCAGAAACTAACATCTCCCCCGGCTTCAAAACCGCCACTCCACTGGCATAACTTTCGTGCCGCCCCACCAGCACGTGCTTCTTTCCCTCTAAGTCCACCTCGTAAATCCCCCCATCCTGACAGGCGACGTAGGCCACCTTCCCATCCTGACTCCGGTCCACGGCCAGAACGGAGGACGGCAGGGCGATTTCTCCAGCTTTCTTTAAGCCGGGTTTTGCTGGAGTCGTGTCGGTTTTGGTTTCAGCCATGCGTCACTCCTCGGTCAGGCCAGAATCTCCCGGATGGGTTCAGCCTCGTCCTCCACGCGATGGAACGTCGGCAGCTCCGGCAGATCGTAGATCGTATACGGATCCAGCCCCAGCGCCGAGAAGATCGTCGCAAAGAGATTCTTCTCATTGAAGGGCTTCTCCGCCACTTCCACGCCATCGACGTCGGTGGCGCCCACGACCACCCCCTGGCGAATGCCGCAACCGGTCATCATCAGGCTCCAAGCGTTCGGGTAATGATCCCGACCTCGAGCATGGTTGATCCAGGGAGTGCGACCGAACTCTCCCATGGCGATCACGAGGGTACTGTCTAACATCCCTCGCTCCTCCAGGTCGTTGACCAAATGGAACAAAACCCGATCCAACTCCGGCACCAGCATCTGATAAATCTCATTGTGGAACACATGGCTATCCCACGGCATCCCGTTGGCGACCATCACAAACGGGGCACCGTTCTCCACCAGATGCCGGGCCAGCAAGGCGTGAAGCCCATAGGCTGCCGGCCCGTATTTCTCCCGATCCGCCGCTGGCAGCTTGTCGATGTCGAACAGATGCGCACAGCTCATCAGCCCCTTCACCCGCTCAAAAATTGCGTTTTGCGAACTGGCCGCGGCACTCCGACGTTCGTTCTCAAACTTGCGGGTCAAGAAACGTCGCAACGCATTGCGCGCCTCGTGATCCTCCGCGGTGAGATCCGCCTGCCGCAGCACATTCTCAATCTTATAG
It encodes:
- a CDS encoding DUF1501 domain-containing protein, whose protein sequence is MSRSFAHLPDPSCGGADHRVHRRKFLQGTVSAAGALSLMSWGGLFSLPAFAEQVKRTQKRCILLWLCGAPSQFETWDPKPGRPSGGPFRSIPTKLPGVHFGELMPRCASIADKLAVVRSMKTNQSEHLQGIDLLNRGAGPRPPFVRPTLGSVLAQQLGHLDNPVPNFILLDPCPEGNEFKEFKAGNWAGWLGAQYGPVRVGGDYKIENVLRQADLTAEDHEARNALRRFLTRKFENERRSAAASSQNAIFERVKGLMSCAHLFDIDKLPAADREKYGPAAYGLHALLARHLVENGAPFVMVANGMPWDSHVFHNEIYQMLVPELDRVLFHLVNDLEERGMLDSTLVIAMGEFGRTPWINHARGRDHYPNAWSLMMTGCGIRQGVVVGATDVDGVEVAEKPFNEKNLFATIFSALGLDPYTIYDLPELPTFHRVEDEAEPIREILA